The genomic region GACGCCGAGCGCCTGTCCCCGTTCGATGCCCTGCTCCGGCTCGTCGCCTGGAAAGAGAGGTTGCTGAAAGGGCAGTCGTGATGTTCTCCTCTCGCCAAGCCGCGGCGCGGTTCGCCGCACGGCTCCTCCTGCTGGTTCTTCTCCCGGCTTCGGCATTCGCGCAAGGCGCGCGCGTGTCCGGCATCCGCTTCTGGAACAGCGACCAGTACACCCGCGTGGCCGTCGACCTCGATACGGAGGCCGCCTACGAGACACGCTTTCTTCCTGCCTCAAGCGACGGCAGGTTCCCTCCCCGCATCCTGATCGACATCAAGCAGGCCGTCATCCACGAAGACATCCTCCGAAAGCCGGTCGAGGTGCGCAACGGGCTGCTCAAAGTGGTCCGGGCGGGGCGTTTCAAGCCCGGCGTCGTTCGGGTCGTGATCGACCTCGAAAAGACGTGCTCATACCAGGCCTTCACGATGGTCGATCCCTATCGCATCATCGTCGATGTCGACGGACAGGGGATGGGCGATAGTTGCCCGCTGCCGGCCGACGGGAACTCGGCTGCCGGCGCCTCTTCCGACAACGTGCACCCGGTTCTCCGGAGCGCACCGCCGGCGCCCCTGCCGGGGTCTGTCCCGATGGTCCAGTCGATGATTCCCAGGCCGGTTCCCCCCCCCGTTCCCGAAGCGCTTCCCGCACCGGAACCGAGGGAGACGGCGGCGGAGGACCAACCGACGGGGCGCCCGGAGGCTTCGCCCCCGGGGCAGGCGAAGGTTCCCCGTTTCCGCGTCATGCTCGATCCCGGTCACGGCGGAAAGGATTCGGGCGCCGTGGGGTTCAGCGGGTTGAAAGAGAAGGACATCGTGC from Candidatus Deferrimicrobiaceae bacterium harbors:
- a CDS encoding N-acetylmuramoyl-L-alanine amidase, which encodes MFSSRQAAARFAARLLLLVLLPASAFAQGARVSGIRFWNSDQYTRVAVDLDTEAAYETRFLPASSDGRFPPRILIDIKQAVIHEDILRKPVEVRNGLLKVVRAGRFKPGVVRVVIDLEKTCSYQAFTMVDPYRIIVDVDGQGMGDSCPLPADGNSAAGASSDNVHPVLRSAPPAPLPGSVPMVQSMIPRPVPPPVPEALPAPEPRETAAEDQPTGRPEASPPGQAKVPRFRVMLDPGHGGKDSGAVGFSGLKEKDIVLELGRLVRERLQKEGGCDIRMTRDTDVFIPLEERTAMANKAHADLFVSLHINASPNRKADGISTYVLSRAGSDRAALELAARENGVPVAKLTGVKFILDDLSLFGRKKESMKLAKTVNDAIVRNLSGKYGQMHNLGLKQAPFYVLVGARMTAVLIESAFISNERDEKRLREHAYLETIADSVVEAIRYYARNGAIASRAGI